The Brassica oleracea var. oleracea cultivar TO1000 chromosome C6, BOL, whole genome shotgun sequence genome includes a region encoding these proteins:
- the LOC106297892 gene encoding uncharacterized protein LOC106297892, producing the protein MWFTGGGGGGGLRELCRASAAVLENKMSYNSLLVRYMSRERAVNVRKINPKVSIQKAHIISTSLYDVFKKHGPLSVPNTWLRAQEAGVSEINSKTHMKLLLKWMRGRKMLKLICNQVGSSKKFFHTILPEDRQQETPPPAAAAAAPTENKKQTFKGRSK; encoded by the exons ATGTGGTTCACCGGCGGAGGAGGAGGAGGAGGACTAAGGGAGCTTTGTAGAGCCTCCGCGGCTGTTTTAGAGAACAAGATGAGCTATAACTCTCTGTTGGTGCGATACATGTCGAGAGAACGAGCTGTAAACGTCCGAAAGATAAACCCAAAGGTTTCGATCCAAAAAGCTCACATCATCTCCACTTCTCTCTACGATGTCTTCAAGAAACATGGTCCTCTCTCCGTTCCCAACACTTGGCTCCGCGCTCAG GAAGCTGGGGTTAGTGAAATAAACAGCAAAACTCATATGAAGCTGTTGCTGAAATGGATGAGAGGGAGAAAGATGCTCAAGTTAATCTGTAATCAAGTTGGTTCCTCTAAGAAGTTTTTTCACACGATTTTACCTGAAGATCGTCAACAAGAGACACCACCTCCTGCTGCTGCTGCTGCTGCGCCAACTGAGAACAAGAAACAAACCTTCAAGGGAAGAAGCAAATAA